One region of Yersinia bercovieri ATCC 43970 genomic DNA includes:
- the aroK gene encoding shikimate kinase AroK: protein MAEKRNIFLVGPMGAGKSTIGRQLAQQLNMEFFDSDQEIERRTGADVGWVFDVEGEEGFRDREEKVINELTEKQGIVLATGGGSVKSRETRNRLSARGVVVYLETTIEKQLARTQRDKKRPLLQVDSPPREVLEALARERNPLYEEIADVTIRTDDQSAKVVANQIINMLESN, encoded by the coding sequence ATGGCAGAGAAACGCAATATCTTTCTGGTTGGGCCTATGGGTGCCGGCAAAAGCACTATTGGTCGTCAGTTAGCTCAGCAACTCAATATGGAGTTTTTCGACTCCGATCAAGAAATTGAGCGACGTACCGGAGCTGACGTGGGCTGGGTATTCGACGTGGAAGGCGAAGAAGGTTTCCGCGATCGCGAAGAAAAAGTTATTAATGAACTGACGGAAAAGCAAGGCATTGTTCTGGCAACCGGTGGTGGCTCTGTTAAATCCAGAGAAACCCGTAACCGTTTGTCAGCCCGTGGCGTTGTGGTGTACTTGGAAACCACGATCGAAAAGCAGCTAGCTCGTACACAGCGCGACAAAAAACGTCCGTTGTTGCAGGTTGATTCGCCTCCGCGTGAAGTGTTAGAAGCACTGGCAAGAGAACGCAATCCGTTGTACGAAGAAATTGCAGATGTCACCATCCGCACTGACGATCAAAGCGCGAAAGTTGTTGCTAACCAGATTATCAACATGCTGGAAAGTAACTGA
- the hofQ gene encoding DNA uptake porin HofQ produces the protein MLLSLLFTNTALLGAKGGPPVTLAFQDAPVSVVLQALADYQQLNLVVAAGVSGNISLRLVDVPWEQALTIILRMGHLKVEREGAVMMVFTEQDIEERQQRTKQKTEPDSLSNLTLALQHADAEQVADSLDESELLSPLGSVMVDKRTNTLLIRDTPASLAVLKGWLAEMDLPLQQVQLAAHIVTMSRENLQELGVRWGMGESQHATSLRVNDFNVNLPLANSVVNAGFNVARIGGRLLELELSALEQENQVDIIASPRLVASHLQTASIKQGSDIPYAVARGDKGAVSIEFKEAVLGMEVTPKILRNGKITLNLKISQNMPGMTIKRGDTEALLIDKQEIKTQITVNDGETIVLGGIFQQKNNQAVNKVPILADIPWLGALFKQDTKQQSRRELVIFITPRLISA, from the coding sequence ATGCTGCTGAGCTTATTGTTCACGAACACCGCATTGCTCGGCGCAAAAGGGGGGCCGCCCGTCACACTGGCGTTTCAGGATGCCCCAGTCTCCGTGGTGTTACAGGCGCTGGCTGATTATCAGCAATTGAATTTGGTGGTTGCGGCAGGGGTCAGTGGCAATATTAGCCTCCGACTGGTTGATGTCCCGTGGGAGCAGGCACTCACTATCATTTTGCGCATGGGGCACCTGAAAGTAGAACGCGAAGGGGCGGTGATGATGGTGTTCACCGAACAGGATATAGAGGAGAGGCAACAGCGCACCAAACAAAAAACGGAGCCAGACTCTCTGAGTAATCTGACACTGGCTTTGCAACACGCTGATGCCGAACAAGTTGCGGATAGTTTGGATGAGAGTGAACTACTCTCTCCACTAGGCAGTGTGATGGTGGATAAACGCACCAATACATTACTCATTCGCGATACTCCCGCATCATTGGCAGTATTAAAAGGCTGGTTGGCTGAGATGGATCTCCCCTTACAGCAAGTCCAGCTCGCGGCACATATCGTGACCATGAGCCGCGAAAACTTGCAGGAGCTGGGTGTGCGCTGGGGCATGGGTGAGTCGCAGCACGCCACGTCGCTGAGAGTGAATGATTTCAATGTCAATTTACCGCTGGCTAACAGTGTTGTTAACGCAGGATTTAATGTCGCTCGTATTGGCGGGCGACTGCTGGAGCTTGAGTTGAGTGCATTAGAGCAAGAGAATCAGGTCGATATTATTGCCAGCCCACGTCTGGTGGCCTCTCATCTGCAAACCGCCAGCATCAAGCAAGGTTCTGACATCCCTTATGCTGTCGCGCGCGGGGATAAAGGTGCGGTTTCTATCGAATTTAAAGAGGCGGTATTAGGAATGGAGGTCACACCTAAAATACTGCGCAATGGCAAAATTACTCTAAACTTGAAAATTAGTCAGAATATGCCCGGCATGACAATTAAACGTGGCGATACTGAAGCTCTGCTAATAGATAAGCAGGAAATAAAAACCCAAATAACAGTAAATGATGGTGAAACCATTGTGCTGGGGGGCATTTTCCAACAAAAAAACAATCAGGCAGTGAATAAAGTCCCCATCCTGGCCGATATTCCCTGGTTGGGGGCGCTGTTTAAACAAGACACCAAGCAACAAAGTCGGCGAGAGCTGGTGATTTTCATCACGCCAAGGTTGATCAGTGCTTGA
- a CDS encoding pilus assembly protein PilP, producing MSNRSKGVIVGLLITVALAPAVYAEPLLTTATRNPFQKVSAESCGSDRERLASWQFQGMVSGADYHSAWGRWPDASGQKLVVGQQLLPNWQVTDISAQQVTLQHINLDKRCGGFSAPMVLLMR from the coding sequence ATGAGTAATCGCAGCAAAGGGGTGATAGTGGGGCTACTGATAACGGTAGCACTGGCCCCTGCCGTGTATGCCGAACCCTTATTGACCACGGCGACGCGTAACCCTTTTCAAAAAGTATCGGCAGAGTCTTGTGGCAGTGACCGAGAACGGCTAGCCAGTTGGCAGTTTCAGGGCATGGTGAGTGGCGCAGATTACCACTCCGCTTGGGGGCGGTGGCCCGACGCTAGCGGGCAAAAGTTGGTAGTGGGGCAACAACTGCTGCCCAATTGGCAGGTTACCGATATTAGCGCACAACAGGTGACTCTACAGCATATTAACCTAGATAAGAGGTGCGGAGGGTTCTCAGCACCGATGGTGCTATTGATGCGCTGA
- a CDS encoding PilN domain-containing protein, translating into MYQVNFSLWRTEHLLARYRFWRNAGLCQCSLLVITLVIALIQSHGVQTRQQGSLLELTQQQGALSQHYQEVQHAMAQLQQTEQRVQIYRQAHQSARRYTTLLQQLSQQIPDSCWLISLMPQGDRLLFEVISQEYAAINHFLVQLGRQSLLANVQLQKIAQQDDGNFRFAVWADWQSGEANHE; encoded by the coding sequence ATGTATCAGGTTAACTTTTCATTGTGGCGCACTGAACACCTGCTCGCCCGCTACCGTTTTTGGCGTAATGCGGGCTTGTGCCAGTGTTCACTGTTGGTCATTACACTGGTGATCGCGTTGATACAATCCCATGGGGTACAGACCCGCCAGCAAGGCAGTTTGCTTGAGCTAACACAGCAACAGGGGGCATTAAGCCAGCATTATCAAGAGGTGCAACACGCCATGGCGCAGTTGCAGCAAACAGAGCAGCGCGTTCAGATTTACCGTCAGGCGCATCAATCTGCCCGTCGATACACCACATTATTGCAGCAGCTATCACAGCAAATTCCAGATAGCTGTTGGTTGATAAGCTTAATGCCACAAGGCGACAGGCTGCTCTTCGAGGTGATTAGCCAGGAATATGCCGCAATTAACCACTTTTTAGTGCAGTTAGGTCGTCAATCTCTCCTCGCGAATGTGCAGTTACAAAAAATTGCTCAGCAGGATGACGGTAATTTTCGTTTTGCGGTTTGGGCTGATTGGCAAAGTGGGGAGGCGAATCATGAATAA
- the pilM gene encoding type IV pilus biogenesis protein PilM, with protein sequence MYTQYWQVGLDIQMEAIRALAVVRRRHGWQLRYWWHHSLPAGSLRDGILQQPDIVSDKLKLLRKQLPRHISLRIALPAQRILQHAMAVPDRRLREPERAGYINAAACRAFPLSSQELALDYRTTLRSDSELLITAARQSEIEQWQNCLHQAGLPSHIIDITPCALRYMAAAAGLSGPYWLIHRLANEWLWVSSSEMPFEFGVVAIDADDDVPEGHYSNATESRSALVAQLQTRYPELGTAQMRVYYSSTMDEPPPENSTHWSPFAAFTQYQPPLPSLPAAYILAGGLALRPADY encoded by the coding sequence ATGTACACACAATATTGGCAGGTTGGGCTGGATATTCAAATGGAGGCCATACGCGCCCTGGCGGTTGTCAGGCGTCGCCATGGCTGGCAATTGCGCTACTGGTGGCATCACTCCTTACCAGCAGGCTCGTTGCGCGACGGTATTTTACAACAGCCGGATATCGTTAGCGACAAACTAAAATTATTGCGCAAGCAATTACCGAGACATATTTCATTACGTATTGCACTGCCCGCCCAGCGGATATTGCAACATGCCATGGCTGTACCAGACCGGCGTCTGCGTGAACCGGAACGCGCAGGGTATATTAATGCGGCGGCTTGCCGGGCATTCCCGCTAAGCAGTCAGGAGTTGGCGCTGGATTATCGCACTACCCTCCGATCCGACAGTGAACTACTGATTACTGCGGCCCGTCAGTCAGAAATAGAGCAATGGCAAAACTGCTTACATCAGGCTGGCTTGCCATCACATATCATTGATATCACGCCCTGCGCTTTGCGCTATATGGCGGCAGCGGCAGGGTTATCCGGGCCATATTGGCTGATTCATCGCCTGGCGAATGAGTGGCTGTGGGTCTCTTCCAGCGAGATGCCGTTTGAGTTTGGCGTGGTAGCTATTGACGCGGATGATGATGTGCCGGAAGGCCACTACTCTAATGCAACAGAATCACGTTCGGCATTGGTGGCACAGCTTCAGACTCGTTATCCCGAACTGGGTACGGCCCAGATGAGGGTCTACTACAGCAGCACGATGGATGAGCCGCCGCCTGAAAACAGCACCCACTGGTCACCTTTCGCGGCATTTACCCAGTATCAACCGCCACTTCCCTCTTTACCTGCCGCCTACATTCTGGCCGGAGGGCTGGCACTGCGCCCAGCGGACTACTGA
- the mrcA gene encoding peptidoglycan glycosyltransferase/peptidoglycan DD-transpeptidase MrcA, with protein sequence MKFVKYFLILTVCCILLGAASIFGLYKYIEPQLPDVATLKDVRLQTPMLVYSAEGELIAQYGEKRRIPLTLKQIPPEMVHAFIATEDSRFYEHHGVDPVGILRAASVAMVSGRASQGASTITQQLARNFFLSPERTLMRKIKEAFLAIRIEQLLSKDEILELYLNKIYLGYRAYGVGAAAQVYFGKEVNELTLSQMAMIAGLPKAPSTFNPLYSHDRAVARRNVVLSRMLDEKYITQAQYDQARSEDLVANYHAPQIAFSAPYLSEMVRQEMIKRYGENAYTDGYQVYTTITRKLQLAAVDSLRANVLAYDMRHGYRGPSNVLWKVGESAWSREQIIDSLKTLPVYGPLLPAVVTQTNAEQATALLADGTNVTLPMSGMRWARAFKSDNAQGPTPKKVTDVVQPGQQIWVRKVEDNWWLAQVPDVNSALVSIDPNNGAIKALVGGFDFNQSKFNRATQALRQVGSNIKPFLYTAAMDKGLTLATILNDLPITRWDAGAGTDWRPKNSPPTYDGPIRLRQGLGQSKNVVMVRAMRAMGVDYAAEYLQRFGFPAQNIVHSESLALGSASFTPLQLVRGYAVLANGGYLVDPYFITKITDDVGNVLFETKPKIVCQECNLPVIYGDTQRSVVLSDDNIENVATSQTNSASNVPMPELEQVTPAQAKLNSDEQYAPHVISTPLAFLIRDALNSNIFGEPGWMGTGWRAGRDLKRKDIGGKTGTTNNSKDAWFSGYGPDTVTSVWIGFDDHRRDLGRSSASGAIPDQIAGAEGGAKTAQPAWNDFMKAALEGLPEKPVTPPPGIVSVVIDKQTGKLSTGGPGSRPEFFIEGTQPTEYSVHEAGTTLMDNGQTHELF encoded by the coding sequence GTGAAGTTCGTAAAGTATTTTTTGATCCTTACAGTGTGTTGCATTTTACTGGGAGCAGCTTCGATATTTGGTCTCTACAAATATATTGAGCCTCAGCTACCCGATGTTGCCACACTGAAAGATGTCCGGCTGCAAACACCAATGTTGGTGTATAGCGCCGAAGGCGAATTGATCGCCCAATACGGTGAAAAACGCCGTATCCCGTTGACACTAAAACAGATCCCACCAGAAATGGTGCACGCGTTTATTGCAACGGAAGATAGCCGATTCTATGAGCATCACGGTGTGGACCCGGTGGGTATCCTACGTGCTGCCTCAGTTGCCATGGTTTCTGGGCGCGCCTCACAAGGGGCAAGTACCATTACCCAACAATTGGCGCGAAACTTTTTCTTAAGCCCAGAGCGGACCTTGATGCGTAAAATCAAGGAAGCATTTCTGGCTATTCGTATTGAACAGTTATTGAGCAAGGATGAAATTCTTGAGCTGTATCTGAACAAGATTTATCTCGGCTACCGTGCCTATGGTGTCGGGGCGGCAGCACAGGTCTATTTCGGTAAAGAAGTCAACGAGTTGACTCTCAGCCAGATGGCGATGATTGCCGGTTTGCCAAAAGCGCCGTCAACCTTCAACCCACTCTATTCACACGATAGAGCGGTTGCACGCCGAAACGTCGTGCTGTCGCGTATGCTGGATGAGAAGTACATCACCCAAGCACAGTACGATCAGGCGCGCAGTGAAGATCTGGTCGCCAACTATCATGCTCCACAAATTGCCTTCTCAGCACCTTATCTGTCTGAAATGGTGCGCCAGGAGATGATTAAACGTTACGGTGAGAATGCGTATACCGACGGTTATCAGGTCTATACCACCATCACCAGAAAGCTCCAGTTGGCGGCGGTTGACTCGTTACGCGCCAATGTGCTGGCTTATGACATGCGTCATGGCTACCGCGGCCCGTCCAATGTGTTGTGGAAGGTGGGTGAAAGTGCGTGGAGTCGTGAGCAGATTATTGATTCGCTGAAAACGTTGCCGGTCTATGGCCCGCTGCTGCCGGCGGTCGTGACACAAACCAATGCGGAACAAGCCACGGCCCTGCTGGCGGATGGCACTAACGTGACCTTGCCAATGTCCGGTATGCGTTGGGCGCGTGCATTTAAGTCGGATAACGCTCAGGGGCCGACACCGAAAAAAGTCACAGATGTGGTGCAACCGGGTCAGCAGATTTGGGTCAGAAAAGTCGAGGATAACTGGTGGCTGGCGCAGGTGCCGGACGTCAATTCAGCCCTGGTTTCTATCGACCCGAATAATGGTGCGATTAAAGCATTGGTGGGGGGTTTTGACTTTAACCAAAGTAAATTCAACCGTGCTACCCAAGCGCTGCGTCAGGTGGGTTCGAATATTAAGCCGTTCCTGTATACCGCCGCGATGGATAAAGGGCTGACACTGGCAACCATCCTCAACGACTTGCCCATTACCCGTTGGGATGCCGGTGCCGGAACTGACTGGCGGCCAAAAAACTCACCACCCACTTACGATGGCCCGATTCGTTTGCGCCAAGGTTTAGGTCAGTCAAAAAACGTGGTGATGGTGCGGGCAATGCGCGCAATGGGTGTGGATTATGCCGCTGAATATCTACAACGTTTTGGCTTCCCGGCACAAAATATTGTGCATTCGGAGTCACTGGCATTGGGTTCAGCTTCGTTCACGCCATTGCAGTTAGTCCGTGGTTACGCGGTGCTGGCAAATGGCGGTTATTTGGTTGACCCCTATTTCATCACCAAAATCACCGATGATGTCGGTAATGTGCTGTTTGAGACAAAACCCAAAATTGTCTGCCAAGAGTGTAACTTACCGGTCATTTATGGCGACACTCAACGCTCGGTGGTGCTGTCGGACGATAACATCGAAAATGTCGCGACATCACAAACCAACAGCGCCAGCAATGTGCCAATGCCGGAGCTGGAACAAGTCACCCCTGCGCAGGCGAAACTCAATAGCGATGAGCAATATGCACCACATGTAATAAGTACCCCGCTGGCGTTCCTGATCCGTGATGCACTGAACTCCAACATCTTCGGGGAACCTGGCTGGATGGGGACGGGCTGGCGGGCTGGGCGTGATTTGAAACGCAAAGATATTGGCGGTAAAACCGGTACTACCAATAACTCGAAAGATGCCTGGTTCTCTGGCTATGGCCCGGATACCGTAACATCAGTCTGGATTGGCTTCGATGACCATCGCCGCGATTTAGGTCGCAGCTCGGCATCAGGTGCAATACCAGACCAGATAGCCGGGGCTGAAGGTGGGGCGAAGACAGCTCAGCCAGCATGGAATGACTTTATGAAGGCGGCTCTAGAGGGCTTGCCGGAAAAACCTGTCACACCACCGCCGGGTATCGTCAGCGTAGTGATTGATAAGCAAACCGGTAAGCTCTCTACTGGCGGGCCAGGTAGCCGCCCAGAGTTCTTTATCGAAGGCACTCAACCTACTGAGTATTCGGTACATGAGGCGGGGACGACACTGATGGATAATGGTCAGACCCACGAGTTGTTCTGA
- the nudE gene encoding ADP compounds hydrolase NudE, which yields MKHLQKPKILKIETVARSRLFTVEAVDLAFSNGVQRVYERMRPSNREAVMIVPIIGDDLLLIREYAVGIEEYELGFPKGLIDPGEGVLEAANRELMEEVGFGAERFDYLTKLTMAPSYFSSKMNIVVAHNLYPQSLEGDEPEPLPQVRWPIANMMALLDEPDFCEARNVSALFLAQAFLNRADTA from the coding sequence ATGAAACACCTGCAAAAACCTAAAATTCTTAAAATAGAAACGGTTGCCCGCTCCCGCTTGTTTACTGTCGAAGCGGTGGATTTGGCATTCAGCAATGGCGTGCAACGTGTTTATGAACGTATGCGCCCATCCAATCGTGAAGCCGTGATGATTGTGCCGATTATCGGCGATGACTTGTTGCTGATTCGCGAGTATGCAGTCGGTATTGAAGAGTATGAGTTGGGCTTTCCTAAGGGGCTGATTGATCCTGGGGAGGGGGTGCTGGAGGCCGCGAATCGCGAGCTAATGGAGGAGGTGGGCTTTGGTGCTGAGCGTTTTGATTATCTCACTAAGCTGACGATGGCACCTTCCTATTTCTCTAGCAAAATGAATATTGTGGTCGCCCATAACCTCTACCCGCAAAGTTTGGAGGGTGATGAGCCGGAACCTTTGCCACAAGTACGTTGGCCGATTGCCAATATGATGGCGCTGCTCGACGAACCTGATTTCTGTGAGGCCCGTAATGTCAGCGCACTGTTTTTAGCGCAAGCATTCCTTAATCGCGCCGACACGGCTTAA
- a CDS encoding intracellular growth attenuator family protein: MSTIVLILALLLTSLIAVGLLWWFKFRHSPRIAATLPFVKPTHRLLTPEERVNIENYLLGQHENSGLKNLSAFDPNTLINRDLSPEKLVLTPQSEKVYSVTRAITRYGVASDEPNKWRYYLDSIEVHLPSSWEQYITQDNDVELIQTQSIPLVISLNGHTLKNHQPEISYQPISPSSAQNASIRKADSEHIELLNIRKETAEEYALHSANDLKEAVAICLALLLLFFALIGPAVTLPWLVIVAATLTGWACWNMFRPLSEKDLREVHCLSGTPKRWGLFGESNQGQMSNISLGVVDLIYPAHWGPYFAHDLGKKTNIDIYLNRQVIRQGRFLSLHDEMKHFPLQRWGKNLTLIAGSLLVMTLLLIYVPLSLPLKLSVAWLQGAQSQQVTSIEALEKMPLRIGDMLKAQGTGMCYVPPNTQNPHSFVFTPFDCSGIYWNSAAPLPLPESDTIEKAASLMATVNQQLHPQGSDANVNPQLATAIEKSGMILLNDFADIVLKTQALCGADSDCIRLKNALVNLGNAKNWPGLVKRAQSGTLKGMNVLLRPVSADTLENLVKTATSSFVYRETHLATEALNSPPPGGFLITSDEGKQLVNHPAPAVPLFDYSALEQWRELQRLSGLLLNTPFKAEGIITNITVDANGTRHIALHSEPDIMTLSRYLGTCLLLLALIICLVVNTTLLIQRILQNRSRMDNIQRYYDNCFNQTLTPTALLR; the protein is encoded by the coding sequence ATGAGCACAATAGTTTTAATATTGGCCTTACTGTTGACCAGTCTGATCGCAGTAGGCTTGCTGTGGTGGTTTAAATTCCGCCATAGCCCGCGTATAGCTGCAACACTGCCATTCGTGAAACCCACTCATCGCCTACTGACGCCGGAAGAGCGGGTTAACATTGAGAATTATCTGCTTGGCCAGCACGAAAATTCTGGTCTCAAAAACCTGTCAGCCTTTGATCCCAACACCCTAATCAACCGTGATCTGTCGCCAGAAAAACTCGTTCTAACGCCCCAAAGCGAAAAGGTCTATTCGGTTACCCGCGCCATTACCCGCTATGGCGTGGCGAGTGACGAACCCAATAAATGGCGCTATTACCTTGATTCGATTGAAGTCCATCTGCCCTCGTCGTGGGAGCAATACATCACTCAGGATAATGACGTAGAACTTATCCAAACCCAGAGCATTCCTTTGGTGATCTCCCTCAATGGTCACACGCTGAAAAATCATCAGCCGGAGATCAGCTATCAGCCTATATCGCCGTCCAGCGCGCAAAATGCCTCGATTCGCAAAGCAGACAGTGAACACATTGAGCTGCTGAATATCCGTAAGGAAACAGCAGAAGAGTATGCTCTACATAGCGCGAATGATTTAAAAGAAGCCGTGGCCATTTGTCTGGCGCTGCTCCTGCTGTTTTTCGCTCTGATAGGCCCCGCGGTAACTCTTCCTTGGCTAGTCATTGTCGCCGCGACATTAACTGGCTGGGCATGCTGGAATATGTTCCGCCCGCTGTCTGAAAAAGATTTACGTGAAGTCCATTGTTTGAGTGGCACGCCAAAGCGCTGGGGGCTGTTTGGTGAATCGAATCAGGGGCAGATGAGTAACATCTCCCTCGGGGTTGTCGATCTGATCTATCCGGCCCATTGGGGGCCATATTTTGCCCATGATCTGGGTAAAAAAACCAATATTGATATCTACCTCAATCGTCAGGTTATCCGCCAGGGGCGTTTTTTATCCCTGCACGATGAGATGAAACACTTCCCATTGCAGCGCTGGGGGAAGAACCTGACGCTGATTGCCGGCTCCCTACTGGTGATGACCCTGTTACTGATCTACGTCCCCCTCAGCTTGCCACTGAAATTGAGTGTTGCCTGGTTGCAAGGTGCGCAAAGCCAGCAGGTAACCAGTATCGAAGCCTTAGAAAAAATGCCACTGCGCATCGGCGATATGTTGAAAGCGCAGGGGACAGGGATGTGTTATGTCCCGCCGAATACGCAAAATCCGCACAGTTTTGTGTTTACGCCGTTTGATTGTTCCGGCATCTATTGGAATAGCGCCGCCCCCCTGCCGCTCCCTGAATCTGACACGATTGAAAAAGCCGCGTCACTGATGGCGACTGTCAATCAGCAGTTGCATCCACAGGGCAGTGATGCCAACGTCAACCCGCAGTTAGCAACCGCGATTGAGAAATCTGGCATGATTTTGCTGAATGATTTTGCGGATATCGTATTAAAAACGCAGGCATTATGTGGTGCTGATAGTGATTGTATTCGTCTAAAGAATGCTTTGGTGAATTTAGGCAATGCCAAGAATTGGCCGGGGCTGGTCAAACGTGCGCAATCTGGCACCTTAAAAGGCATGAATGTGCTGTTACGCCCCGTCAGTGCTGATACTCTAGAAAATCTGGTTAAGACCGCCACCTCATCCTTTGTTTACCGTGAAACACATCTGGCGACTGAAGCATTAAACAGCCCACCGCCGGGCGGCTTCCTGATCACCAGCGATGAAGGTAAGCAGTTAGTGAATCACCCAGCACCCGCCGTGCCACTATTTGATTACAGCGCGCTGGAACAGTGGCGGGAGTTGCAGCGGCTCTCTGGGTTACTGCTCAATACCCCGTTTAAGGCCGAAGGCATCATTACCAATATCACTGTCGACGCCAATGGCACCCGCCATATTGCGCTGCACAGCGAGCCGGACATTATGACACTCAGCCGCTATCTGGGCACCTGTCTGCTGCTGCTGGCACTGATTATCTGCTTAGTGGTGAATACCACTTTACTCATTCAGCGAATACTGCAAAACCGCAGCCGCATGGATAATATTCAGCGCTATTATGATAACTGCTTTAACCAAACCCTCACTCCAACCGCTCTCCTGCGTTAG